AGCTGGGCGTTCTCTCGGCCTTGGACGACTTCATCGTCAAGGGAGGGCGTTCCGGCGAGTTCGATCACTACGTCGGCATCAGCGCGGGGAGCATGGTCGCGGCCTTCCTCGCCAACGGCATCCCCGTGGAAGAGCTGTCCGGCGCCATCCTGGGCACCGGGGACGAGGGTCTTCTCCTCCGGAGGGAGGACATATACTCCTTCCGCGTCTCCCCGTTCCTTCGCGCCGCAGGACAGTTCCTTCGCAACATCCCGGTGATCCTCCGTCATCTACGGAAGACCGGGCAACGGGTCACCTTCCTCAACACGATCGCCTATCTCCAACAGTTCCTCCCCCCGGGCGTCTTCTCGAACGCAAACCTTGAACGGTACATGTCCCGCGCCCTGTCCATAAAAGGCCGAAGCAACGATTTCCGGAATCTCCCGCGGGAGCTTTCCATCGTCGCCGTCGAGGCGGATTCGGCGGAACGGTGGATCTTCGGTTCCGGGGGAGTGACAGACGTCCCCATCTCCAGGGCCATACAGGCATCGAGCGCCATTCCGGTTTTCTTCGAACCCGTGCGTATCGGGGACCGCCTGTTCATCGACGGGGCGGCGGAGCGGGTGGGGCACCTTGACATCGCTATCGGAGCCGGAGCACGTCTCGTCCTCCTGATGAATCCGACCGTCCCGATCTACAACGACCGTTCGCTCGTCTGCCTTCCCACGCTCTCCGGTCGCTGCAGCTCCGTCACCGAGCTGGGGTTCATGGCCATCTCCGAGCAGGTCTTCCGGATCAATTCCCGCGTGAAACTGGAGCTCGGCGTCACGCTCTTCCGGCAACGATACCCCGATGTGGACCTCCTCGTCATCGAACCGTCCCCCGAGGAATCCACCCTCTTCCTCTCAGGGAGCATGAACTTCGCGGAGCGGGTCCAGTCGCTGAACTTCGGGTACAACTCGGCCGCCCGCTACTTCACGGAGCAGTACGACATGCTCAAGGGTTGCTTCGCACGGAACGGGCGGGAAGTATCGCTCGACGGGCTGAAATCCGATCGGTTCCCGGGCCTGGCTGGGTCCCCTTCAGGGAAACACCGCTTCCACATGCGGATGCACGGCGAGACCCGTACATAGCCGGCACCCATTTCGCGCGTAAGGTTTTCGCCGTTTCCCCGACGAAAAAGAAAACCCTTAAAGGGAGTGGTGCGATGAAGGCGGTTGCCGTTTCCCCGGGAAAACCGGACTCGATCCACCTGCGGGACGTCCCGGAACCGTCGCTCGAAGAGATCACCGACGGCCGCGGGGTCCTGGTGAAGGTCCTCCGCGTGGGACTGGACGGCACCGACAAGGAGATCAACGCCGGAGAGTACGGGACATCTCCCCCGGGGGAGGACTACCTCGTCCTCGGCCATGAATCGTTCGGGATCGTCGAGGAGACCGGCCCGGCGGTAACGGAGCTGGTCCGTGGGGACTACGTGGTGGCCACCGTCCGCCGCCCCGGCGCCTCCTTCTACGACCGGATCGGGATGCAGGACATGACGACGGACGACGTCTACTTCGAGCGGGGGATCAACCTCCGACACGGCTTCCTCGCCGAGGCGTTCGTCGAATCCGCGGAGCACCTCGTCAAGATCCCGCCGGGGCTGAACGACGTCGGGGTCCTTCTGGAACCGACCAGCGTGGTCGAGAAGGGAATTGCGCAGGCATACGAGATCCAGCGACGGATGCGGATCTGGCGCCCGCGCCGGGCGGCCGTCCTCGGGGCGGGGCCGGTAGGGCTCCTGGCCACCATGGCCCTTCGGCTCCGGGGGCTCGAAGTGTGCACCTTCGGTCTGCGAAAGCCGCCGTACCTCAATTCCGGACTGCTGCGGGAGATCGGGGCCTGTTACCACAGCACCCGCGACACTTCCCTGACCGATGCCGCGGGGGACCACGGCCCGTTCGACCTGATCTTCGAGGCCACCGGATACTCCCCCATCGTGTTCGAAGCGATGAACGTGCTGGGGAAGAACGGCGTCCTCGTCCTCTCCAGCGTCACCGGCGGAGGCCGCAGCGTCGAGGTCCCCGCCGACCGGATCAACCTCGGGTTCGTCCTCGGCAACAAGGTGGTCGTAGGCACGGTGAACGCGAACCGCGACCACTTCGAGGAGGGGGTACGGGACCTCGCCCATGCGGAGCTGCAATGGCCCGGGTGGCTCCCGAAGCTCCTGACCCACCCGGTGAAAGGACTGGACCGGTACGCGGAGGCCATGCGGCTCCTCACGGAAGGAATGGACGTCATCAAGGTGTTCGTGAAGGTGTCCGAGAGGCCATGAATCATCCAAAGGTTGTCCGGGAGGATCGGCCATGAAGAAGGCGAAAAAACTTTCCGAGGAAAAACGCCTCCGCGAGGATGCGCTCCGGGTGAAGAACTGGAAACGGTGGGGCCCGTATCTGTCCGAACGGCAATGGGGAACGGTCCGGGAGGATTACTCTCCCGACGGAAACCCCTGGGAATATTTCCCCCACGACCACGCCCGCAGCCGGGCGTACCGCTGGGGAGAAGACGGGCTGCTCGGGATCGCCGACCGCGAGGGACGTCTCTGTTTCGCCCTCGCCCTGTGGAACGGCAAGGATCCGATCCTCAAGGAGCGGCTCTTCGGTCTGACCGGCCCCGAGGGGAACCACGGGGAGGACGTGAAGGAAGCGTATTTCTACCTCGACTCCACGCCCACCCACTCCTACATGAAGGCCCTCTACAAGTACCCCCAGGCCGAGTTCCCCTACCGGCGCCTTTCGGAGGAGAACCGCCGACGCGGGAAGGAGGAACCGGAGTTCGAACTGCAGGATACGGGGGTCTTCGAAGGGAACCGGTACTTCGACGTGTTCGCCGAGTACGCGAAGGCTTCCCCCGACGACCTCCTGATCCGGATCACGGTCGCCAACCGGGGCCCCGAGCCCGCTCCCCTGTCCCTGCTTCCCACCCTCTGGTTCCGCAACACCTGGTCCTGGGGACGCACCGGGGAAGGGTACTGGCCCAGGCCATCGATCGTGCGGGAAACCGCCCAACGCTTGCGGGCAGACCACGCCACCCTCGGGCGGTACGATCTCGTCGCCGGCCCCGGTCCCGACGGGTCGCTCCCGGAACTCCTCTTCACGGAAAACGAGACGAACACGGAGCGTCTGTTCGGAGCCGCCAACGCCGCCCCGTACGTCAAGGACGCGTTCCACGAGTACGTCGTGCAGGGAAGGGAAGAGGCGGTCAACCCGGAGAGGACCGGGACGAAGGCCGCCGCCTTGTACACCCTGGAGGTGCCGGCGGGCGGTGAGGTCACGGTTCGTCTCCGGTTGTCCTCCGGTGGGGAAACCACCGGGGATCCCCTGGGGGACGAATTCGGAAAAGTCATCGAAGCCCGG
This is a stretch of genomic DNA from Deltaproteobacteria bacterium CG2_30_66_27. It encodes these proteins:
- a CDS encoding glucose dehydrogenase, yielding MKAVAVSPGKPDSIHLRDVPEPSLEEITDGRGVLVKVLRVGLDGTDKEINAGEYGTSPPGEDYLVLGHESFGIVEETGPAVTELVRGDYVVATVRRPGASFYDRIGMQDMTTDDVYFERGINLRHGFLAEAFVESAEHLVKIPPGLNDVGVLLEPTSVVEKGIAQAYEIQRRMRIWRPRRAAVLGAGPVGLLATMALRLRGLEVCTFGLRKPPYLNSGLLREIGACYHSTRDTSLTDAAGDHGPFDLIFEATGYSPIVFEAMNVLGKNGVLVLSSVTGGGRSVEVPADRINLGFVLGNKVVVGTVNANRDHFEEGVRDLAHAELQWPGWLPKLLTHPVKGLDRYAEAMRLLTEGMDVIKVFVKVSERP